The DNA region CCGGGATGCCCTCGCCGGGGACCTCGTCCGCGTGCACCTTGACGGTGGCGCCGTCGACCAGCGTGACGGTGGAGAGCACGCTGCGCGAGACCGGGCGGTCCAGCAGCGGGATCTGGACCGTGCCGGTGACCTTGACCTTCCCGTTGCCGCCGTAGGCCACGGTGACCCCGTCGTCGGCGGCCGCGGTGAGGTCCGCGTACGAGACGACGGCCGTCCCGGTGGCCCGGGAGGCCGTCGCGCTGGTGTAGCCCGCCCCCAGCGTCACCTCACGCAGCTGGGCGCGGATCTCGCTGATCCGTATCGACCGGCCTGCGGCGCTGGCCCGGATGTCCGTGACCTTGACGTCGACCCGGTCCAGCTCACGGCCGGCGACCTGGGTCAGAAAGGGAAAGCCCTTGATCGAGACGTCCGTGGAACCGGCCTCGGCGCCGCTGAAACCGACTCTGCCCTCCGCCTCCGACTCCGCGAAGTACACGGCGGCACGATCGACGGCGACGAAGACGCCGCCCAGCACCACAGCGACGATCAGCAGTATTCGCAGTGCGCGCATACCCGTTGCTCCCCCACTCCCACGGCCGGGCCCTTGGTGCCCGTGAGCCTACTGCCGCTGTACGGCGCGCCCGGAGTGATCGACGTGGAACAGGCCCGGCCGGTTCCGTTCCCTCCGCACGCGATCGCGGGGAGGGGACTCGGAACCGGCCGGGGAACGCGGGTGGTCAGGCGAGGGCGCGGCCGATCAGATAGACCGCGGGAGCCGCGGCGGTGAGTGGCAGCGCCACACCGGCCGTCATGTGCACGAAGCGGGACGGGTAGTCGTAGCTCGCCACCCGCAGCCCGATCAGTGCGCAGCCGCCGGCCGCGAAACCGAGGAACGCGGCCTGCGCGCCGAAGTCCGTGAACCCGCCGGCTAGAGCACCGGCCCCTGCCGAGGCGAGCAGCGCCACCACGACCGAGACGGGGCCCGGCAGCGGCAGGGCCCGGACGAGCACGGCCACGGCGACCGCGATCCCCCCGACCGTCACCGCGTCCGGCACCGCGGCCAGATGCCCGGCGGCCAGCACGGCGAGCGCGGCCGAGGCGACGGTGGCCGTCAGGCCGTACATCCGCTCGTCGGCCCCGGCGTGGCTGCGCAGCTGGAGCACGAGGGTCAGCAGGACCCAGACGCCGAGCGTGCCGAGGATCGCCGCCGGGGCGTTGTCACGGCCCGCCACGAGCAGGACGGCATCGGCGACGAACCCGCCCGCGAACGCGAGCGCGATGCCCTGCCTGGCCGGCCACATGCCGTTGAGCCGGAACCAGCCGGCGGCCGTCACGGCCTGGAGCAGGACCAGCGGCACGAGCAGGGCGTACGGTCCGATCGCGGAACCGAGCGCGAGGAGCAGGCCGAGACCCGCGGTGACGGCGGCCGGCTGCATCCCGGGCGCGATGATCGGCGAACGCCCTTCGGCGCGGGCCCGCTGGGCGTCGGTGATCCGGCTGTTGCCCAGGGTGGTCGGGGCGCTGTACCCGGAGTCGTCCGCAGCGCCGGCCCGCGCCGCCTGCGCCCCCTGCCCGGCCTGAGCCGCCGGGGCGTCCGGAGTGCCCGGAGTGCCCGGAGCCTCGGGCGGCAAGGGGTACGTGGCCGGGGCGCCGCCCTGCACGGGATCGGGCTGCGGCGCCGGGCGGTACACGGCCTGCTGGTCGGGCCGGCCCTGCTGCTGCGGCTCGTCCACCGGCCGGTAGGCGGCCTGCTGCGGCTGGATCGCCGGCTGGTAACGGGTGTCCCAGGTCTGGCCCTGCCACGTCTGGGTCGCGCCGGGATCGGGGGCTCCCTGGGCGTGGCCCTGCGGGGCGTGCGCGGCGGGCTGCTGCGTCGCCTGCCCCTCCGGCCAGGCGACCGGGTCCGGCGTGCCCGCGTACGGCGCGGCATGGGCGTCGTAGGAGGGAGAAGGCCGGTCACCGGCCCCGAAGGGCTGCCCCTGCTGCGGGTACGGCTGCCCCTGCTGGCCGTAGGGCTGGCTGTGCTGCGGGTACTGCTGGCCCTGCTGCGGGTGGGGCTGGCCGTACTGCTGTCCCTGCTGCGGGTGGGGCTGGCCCTGCTGACCGTAGGGCTGCCCCTGCTGCGGGTGGGACTGGCCCTGCTGACCGTAGGGCTGCCCCTGCTGCGGGTGGGACTGGCCCTCATGCCCGTACCGCGGGTCGTACGGGTACGGATACTGCTGATCGCTGTCGCTCATGGTCTGCGGTTCACCCTCCTGCGAACGGCGGGAGCACCTCGACCGTGCCGCCCTCGGCAAGCCGTACGGTCTCATGCCCGCGGGTCCCCACGGGGTTCCCGTCGACGAGGAACGAGCATCGGAGCAGGACGCGCGTCAGCTCACCGGGGTGCCGTTCGCGCACCCCGTCGAGTGCCTCGGCCAGCGTCCGGGCCGTGTACGGCTCCTCGGCGGTCCCTGCGGCGGCCTTAGCCGCGGCCCAGTAGCGGATCGTCCCCGCTGCCATGGCGGCACCCCTTTCGTCGTGCGTCAGCTGTCCATGATGAATCACGCCGGAGCCGTCCAGTCGGCGATGCGCGTGAGCAGGGCGTCGTCCGCCGCGTTCTCGGCGTGGCCCATTCCCCGTTCGATCCAGAGCTCCGCGCCGCCCCCGGCGGCGGCCGCCAGCATCCGCGGATGGTCCAGGGGGAAGTACGGGTCCCGGTCGCCGTGCACGATCAGCAGCGGGGCGTCGATCAGGGGGGCCGCCTCGACCGGGGAGAGCGGGACGGGGTCCCAGTCCTCCCGGTGGATCCTGGTGCGGAAGCCGTACCAGCCGACGAGCCGGCCCGCGGGGCGGGTGACCACCCAGTGCAGGCGCCGCATCGGCGCCGTGCCCCGGTAGTACCAGCGGGCGGGGGCGCTCACCGCGACCACCGCGTCCGTATGCGCCCCTGCGCGCCTCTTGTGCGCCGCTGTGCGCCCGCCCACCCGTTCGGCCCCAGGAGCGGCGGAATCCTTTACGGCGGTCTCCCGCACCTCTCGCTCCGTATACAGCGCGGCGTGCCGCAACACCACGGAGCCGCCCATCGAGAAGCCGACCGTAACGACACGCCGGTGCCCCAGCGACCGCGCCCAGGTGACCGCGGCGGCCAGATCCAGCACCTCCCGGTCGCCCACCGTCGACCGTCCGCCGGACCTCCCGTGACCCCTGAAGGAGAACGTGATCACGGCCGCACGCTGGGCGAACACCGAAGCGGCCCGCTGCACGGCCGGCCGGTCGACGGAGCCGGTGAAACCGTGTGCGACGACCACGGCCGTCCGGTCGGCGACACCGCCGTCCCCGGGTGCGGAACCCGCCGTACACGGGGTGTACACCGCCTCGATCCGGACCCCGTCACCGGTCAGCAATGTGGTGCGGCGGGGGATCGGCGTGATCGAGGGAACAGAAGAACTCAGGAAACGACCCTCGGACACAGAACTCATGTGGGCTATTCTGCTGCGAAGAGGATCCGGGCAATGCAGCCCCCGGGTCCTTTTGTGCTTTCCGGGTGTTGTTACGGCGACGTTTCGACAACCTCAGCGGACCCTTGGACAGGGGGCCGCACCGTAAGAACCGTATGACGGTCGCCGCAAGGTGAACGGCCGTACGGGAGTACGAAGTAGTGCCGCATACTCCCCCGGGTCCGACCCGGGAGTGCCCCTCTCGCAGGGAACGAGGAGGACCGACGTAATGGGCGAGCGAACCGTGCACGATCGACCGACGACCCAGGCAGGTGGGCGGCGATGAGTTCACTGCTGCTTCTGACAAATGCCCTTCAACCGTCGACGGAGGTGCTCCCCGCCCTCGGCCTTCTGCTGCACAGCGTGCGGGTCGCCCCCGCCGAGGGCCCCGCGCTCGTCGACACCCCCGGTGCCGACGTCATTCTCGTCGACGGCCGACGTGACCTTCCCCAGGTGCGGTCGCTCTGCCAGCTGCTGCGGTCCACCGGACCGGGCTGTCCGCTGATCCTCGTGGTCACGGAGGGCGGCCTGGCGGCCGTCACCGCCGACTGGGGCATCGACGACGTCCTTCTGGACACGGCGGGCCCCGCCGAGGTCGAGGCCCGTCTGCGGCTGGCCACCGGCCGCCAGCAGATCACCGCCGACGACTCCCCGATGGAGATCCGCAACGGCGACCTGTCGGTCGACGAGGCGACGTACAGCGCCAAGCTGAAGGGCCGGGTCCTCGACCTCACCTTCAAGGAGTTCGAACTGCTGAAATACCTCGCGCAGCACCCCGGCCGGGTCTTCACCCGCGCCCAGCTGCTGCAGGAGGTGTGGGGGTACGACTACTTCGGCGGCACCCGCACGGTCGACGTCCACGTACGGCGGCTGCGCGCCAAGCTCGGCCCCGAGCACGAGTCGCTGATCGGCACCGTCCGCAACGTCGGCTACCGCTTCGTCACCCCCGAGAAGGCGGAGCGCACGACCGACGAGACCAAGGCCAAGGCGGCGCCCAGGACGGCCGGGGAAGTCCACACCCGTTCGGAGCAGTCCCCGGAGGCCGAGGCCACGGAAGAAGCCCCGGTCCGGCCTGCCAAGCGGTAGGTCGATCCGCGTAGACTGCCGCGCGTGGCCAAGGTGACGCGGGACGATGTGGCGAGACTGGCGGGGACCTCGACAGCGGTCGTCAGCTACGTCATCAACAACGGACCGAGGCCGGTTGCCCCGGCCACGCGCGAGCGGGTACTCGCCGCCATCAAGGAGCTGGGCTACCGGCCCGACCGGGTCGCCCAGGCAATGGCGTCACGACGCACCGATCTCATAGGAATGATCGTGCCGGACGCCCGGCAGCCGTTCTTCGCGGAGATGGCGCACGCGGTCGAACAGGCCGCGGCCGAGCGCGGGAAAATGGTGCTGGTCGGTAATTCCGATTACCGCGACGAGCGCGAGGTCCACTATCTGCGGGCCTTTCTCGGCATGCGTGTCTCCGGTCTGATCCTGGTCAGCCAGGGCCCCAGCGAACGGGCGGCGGCCGAGATAGAGGCCTGGGACGCCCGTGTCGTCCTGCTGCACGAGCGCCCCGAGGCGATCGACGACGTCGCCGTCGTCACGGACGACATCGGCGGCGCCCAACTCGCCACCCGCCACCTGCTCGAGCACGGCAACGCCTACGTGGCCTGCCTCGGCGGCATGGAGTCGACCCCCGTGGTCGGTGACCCGGTCGCCGACCACATCGAGGGCTGGCGCCGCGCGATGCAGGAGGCGGGGCTGGCGACGGAGGGGCGGCTCTTCCACGCCCCGTACAACCGCTACGACGCCTACCAGGTGGCTCTCGGGCTGCTGGCCGGGCCCGACAGGCCCCCGGCGATCTTCTGCTCGACCGACGACCAGGCCATCGGGGTACTGCGGGCGGCACGCGAACTGCGTATCGACGTGCCCGGGGAGCTCGCGGTCGCGGGCTTCGACGACGTGAAGGAGGCGGGTCTGACCGATCCGCCGCTGACGACGGTCTTCTCGGACCGCCCGGCGATGGCCCGGGCGGCCGTCGACCTGGTCCTGGACGACTCGCTGCGGGTCTCGGGGTCGCGGCGCGAGCGCCTGAAGCAGTTCCCCTCCGCGCTGGTGGTGCGGCGGTCCTGCGGCTGCGGGGAGCCGACGGCTGCCGCCCGGTAGCGGCACGGCAGCTTCCGTACCCCGGCGAGTGCGCTTAACTACGCCGGCGAGCATGCTTCCGTACGCCGGCCCACACGCATTCGTGGCACCGGCACGGCACGCTTCCTTATATCGGGCATACGCGGTTCTGCCGGGCTTCTCAGGACGCACTCAGGCTGCTCTCATGTTCGCTGGCCACTCTCGTAGACATGACCGACAGCCACCGCCCGAGCGGCGA from Streptomyces sp. B1I3 includes:
- a CDS encoding LacI family DNA-binding transcriptional regulator, encoding MAKVTRDDVARLAGTSTAVVSYVINNGPRPVAPATRERVLAAIKELGYRPDRVAQAMASRRTDLIGMIVPDARQPFFAEMAHAVEQAAAERGKMVLVGNSDYRDEREVHYLRAFLGMRVSGLILVSQGPSERAAAEIEAWDARVVLLHERPEAIDDVAVVTDDIGGAQLATRHLLEHGNAYVACLGGMESTPVVGDPVADHIEGWRRAMQEAGLATEGRLFHAPYNRYDAYQVALGLLAGPDRPPAIFCSTDDQAIGVLRAARELRIDVPGELAVAGFDDVKEAGLTDPPLTTVFSDRPAMARAAVDLVLDDSLRVSGSRRERLKQFPSALVVRRSCGCGEPTAAAR
- a CDS encoding response regulator transcription factor; this translates as MSSLLLLTNALQPSTEVLPALGLLLHSVRVAPAEGPALVDTPGADVILVDGRRDLPQVRSLCQLLRSTGPGCPLILVVTEGGLAAVTADWGIDDVLLDTAGPAEVEARLRLATGRQQITADDSPMEIRNGDLSVDEATYSAKLKGRVLDLTFKEFELLKYLAQHPGRVFTRAQLLQEVWGYDYFGGTRTVDVHVRRLRAKLGPEHESLIGTVRNVGYRFVTPEKAERTTDETKAKAAPRTAGEVHTRSEQSPEAEATEEAPVRPAKR
- a CDS encoding DUF2993 domain-containing protein; amino-acid sequence: MRALRILLIVAVVLGGVFVAVDRAAVYFAESEAEGRVGFSGAEAGSTDVSIKGFPFLTQVAGRELDRVDVKVTDIRASAAGRSIRISEIRAQLREVTLGAGYTSATASRATGTAVVSYADLTAAADDGVTVAYGGNGKVKVTGTVQIPLLDRPVSRSVLSTVTLVDGATVKVHADEVPGEGIPGLEGLVRQKTDFEREIGGLPDGLELEKIDVTPGGLEISMTGSDVELAG
- a CDS encoding alpha/beta hydrolase, which translates into the protein MSSVSEGRFLSSSVPSITPIPRRTTLLTGDGVRIEAVYTPCTAGSAPGDGGVADRTAVVVAHGFTGSVDRPAVQRAASVFAQRAAVITFSFRGHGRSGGRSTVGDREVLDLAAAVTWARSLGHRRVVTVGFSMGGSVVLRHAALYTEREVRETAVKDSAAPGAERVGGRTAAHKRRAGAHTDAVVAVSAPARWYYRGTAPMRRLHWVVTRPAGRLVGWYGFRTRIHREDWDPVPLSPVEAAPLIDAPLLIVHGDRDPYFPLDHPRMLAAAAGGGAELWIERGMGHAENAADDALLTRIADWTAPA
- a CDS encoding MoaD/ThiS family protein, giving the protein MAAGTIRYWAAAKAAAGTAEEPYTARTLAEALDGVRERHPGELTRVLLRCSFLVDGNPVGTRGHETVRLAEGGTVEVLPPFAGG